One Methylosinus sp. LW4 genomic region harbors:
- a CDS encoding MmcB family DNA repair protein: protein MEPASPLESLREQNARLVTRGARRYLRAAGFSVLAELPLPGGRRADLVALAPDGALRIVEVKSSLADFRADRKWMDYRLHCDRFYFAIPCDLSEEAFPLDVGLIVADAHGAMLTREAPVHKLAPASRKAMLLRFAGAAAERLHYALHRDEF from the coding sequence ATGGAGCCTGCCTCTCCGCTGGAAAGTCTGCGCGAGCAAAACGCCCGTCTCGTGACGCGCGGCGCGCGGCGCTATTTGCGGGCGGCTGGGTTTTCGGTGCTCGCGGAGCTGCCGCTGCCGGGCGGGCGGCGGGCCGATCTCGTCGCTCTCGCGCCGGATGGAGCGCTGCGCATCGTCGAGGTGAAGAGCTCGCTCGCCGATTTCCGCGCCGATCGCAAATGGATGGACTATCGCCTCCATTGCGATCGTTTTTATTTCGCCATTCCCTGCGATCTCTCCGAGGAGGCCTTTCCCTTGGACGTCGGCCTCATCGTCGCCGACGCGCATGGCGCCATGCTGACGCGCGAGGCGCCGGTCCATAAGCTCGCTCCGGCCAGCCGCAAGGCCATGCTGCTGCGCTTCGCCGGCGCGGCGGCGGAGCGGCTTCATTACGCCCTGCATCGCGACGAATTCTGA
- a CDS encoding polyamine ABC transporter substrate-binding protein, translating to MRILAACLLALGSAMGAQGAERVVNIFNWSDYIDPRVLEDFTRETGVKVVYDTYDSNEILETRLLAGAAGYDVVVPSATFLQRQIKAGVYRPLDKSKLKNIDNVWPEIAQRLSRYDPGNAYAAPYMWFTTGVAYNVAKVKERIGDKPIASWEQVLKPENLRKFADCGVYVLDSPEDLFSITLNYLKLDPNSKEPGDIRRAADLLSGLRRHIKKFHSSEYINALANGDICLAIGWAGDSFQARNRAREAANGVEIAFVIPQEGTLMSLDSLAIPKDAPHPDEAHLFIDYLLRPEVAARNTKITNFANGVGASRPLVDKEIAENPAIYPDAATMKRLFTVTAPDQPIQKIVTREWTRVKTGR from the coding sequence ATGAGAATCCTCGCCGCATGTCTGCTCGCGCTCGGAAGCGCCATGGGCGCGCAGGGCGCCGAGCGTGTCGTCAACATCTTCAATTGGAGCGATTATATCGACCCGCGCGTGCTCGAGGACTTCACCCGCGAGACGGGCGTGAAGGTTGTCTACGACACCTATGATTCCAACGAGATATTGGAGACGCGCCTGCTCGCCGGCGCCGCCGGCTATGATGTCGTCGTCCCCTCGGCGACCTTTCTGCAGCGACAGATCAAGGCCGGCGTCTATCGCCCGCTCGACAAGAGCAAGCTCAAGAATATCGACAATGTGTGGCCGGAGATCGCGCAGCGTCTGTCGCGCTATGATCCAGGCAACGCCTATGCCGCCCCCTATATGTGGTTCACCACCGGCGTCGCCTATAATGTCGCCAAGGTGAAAGAGCGCATCGGCGACAAGCCGATCGCCTCCTGGGAGCAGGTGCTGAAGCCGGAAAATCTGCGCAAATTCGCCGATTGCGGCGTCTATGTGCTCGATAGTCCCGAAGATCTCTTCTCGATCACGCTCAATTATCTGAAGCTCGATCCAAATTCCAAGGAGCCGGGCGACATTCGCCGCGCCGCCGATCTGCTCTCCGGCCTTCGGCGCCACATAAAGAAATTCCACTCCTCGGAATATATCAACGCGCTGGCCAATGGCGACATTTGCCTCGCCATCGGCTGGGCCGGCGACAGCTTCCAGGCGCGCAATCGCGCCCGTGAGGCCGCCAATGGCGTCGAAATCGCCTTTGTGATCCCGCAGGAGGGGACGCTGATGTCGCTCGACAGCCTCGCCATCCCCAAGGACGCGCCGCACCCCGACGAGGCGCATCTCTTCATCGATTATCTGCTGCGGCCGGAGGTCGCCGCCCGCAACACCAAGATCACCAATTTCGCCAATGGCGTCGGCGCCTCGCGGCCGCTGGTGGACAAGGAGATCGCCGAAAATCCGGCCATCTATCCCGATGCGGCGACGATGAAGCGCCTCTTCACCGTCACGGCGCCGGATCAGCCGATCCAGAAGATCGTGACCCGCGAATGGACGCGGGTGAAAACCGGCCGCTGA